In the Oryza glaberrima chromosome 6, OglaRS2, whole genome shotgun sequence genome, one interval contains:
- the LOC127777156 gene encoding protein CURVATURE THYLAKOID 1A, chloroplastic-like: MAAATAYTVALLGATGARVPAAPRSAALLPRRGGVLQPLRLQDAPRLSLLRVRAASDDTSTSASGDELVADLKAKWEAIEDKPTFLLYSGGAVVALWLTTVVVGAINSVPLLPKILELVGLGYTGWFVYRYLLFKESRKELATDIETLKKKIAGTE; the protein is encoded by the exons ATGGCCGCAGCCACGGCGTACACCGTGGCGCTCCTCGGCGCCACCGGCGCGCGCGTCCCCGCCGCTCCACGCTCCGCCGCGCTtctgccgcgccgcggcggcgtgctccAACCGCTGCGCCTCCAGGACGCGCCGCGACTGTCCCTGCTCCGCGTCAGGGCCGCCTCCGACGACACCTCCACCTCGGCCAGCGGCGACGAGCTCGTCGCCGACCTCAAGGCAAAG TGGGAGGCGATCGAGGACAAGCCGACGTTCCTCCTCtacagcggcggcgccgtcgtcgccctctggctcaccaccgtcgtcgtcggcgccatcAACTCCGTGCCGCTG CTCCCCAAGATCCTGGAGCTCGTCGGCCTCGGCTACACCGGCTGGTTCGTCTACCGCTACCTCCTCTTCAAG GAGAGCAGGAAAGAGTTGGCGACCGACATCGAGACCTTGAAGAAGAAGATCGCTGGAACGGAGTAA
- the LOC127777154 gene encoding carbon catabolite repressor protein 4 homolog 3-like: MASAAPRARLTPPTPAMHPHRKRARSPPASGSLVRCSSSGNGAPRDHRRRWQSPAAGSPGRVYQRHRAQQYGVPSRRWVLAEEASTSDGDACTIMSYNILADNNAHYHPDLYLDVPWDAMRWDSRRRLIIREIRHWDPDLVCLQEVDRFRDVATEMENRGYQSRFKGRTGDAKDGCATFWKSKGLHLLEEDSIDFSEYNLRNNVAQIFVFELNRAQKLVVGNIHVLFNPKRGDVKLGQIRMLLEKANALAEKWGGIPIVLAGDFNSTPDSAIYKFLSTMKLDISLHDRRQLSGLDSSEFALYDLCSSLKYQWSGEEVRNATGSSNVMVAKHPLNICSSYAMLKGNSNNRGHHGEPLATSYHKKFLGTVDYLWYTAGLECSRVLDTLPVGFLRRTRGLPTREIGSDHLPIVAEFVFTESAASTDSDQEDESDEDKESEEEATRGQRIYFSSDSDSSGEVG, translated from the exons atggcgtccgccgccccgcgcgcgcggctcacgccgccgacgccggccatgCACCCCCACAGGAAGCGCGCGCGCTCTCCCCCGGCCTCGGGCTCGCTGGTGCGTTGCTCGTCCTCCGGAAACGGCGCGCCgcgcgaccaccgccgccgctggcagAGCCCTGCCGCGGGCTCGCCTGGTCGCGTTTATCAGCGGCACCGCGCGCAGCAGTACGGGGTGCCCTCCCGGAGGTGGGTCCTTGCGGAGGAAGCCTCGACCTCCGACGGAG ATGCGTGCACAATCATGTCATACAACATCTTGGCGGATAACAATGCACATTACCATCCTGACCTTTATTTGGATGTCCCTTGGGATGCAATGAGGTGGGATTCGCGGAGGAGGCTTATTATTCGTGAAATTAGACACTGGGATCCTGACCTAGTGTGTCTACAG GAGGTGGATAGATTCCGAGACGTTGCTACAGAAATGGAGAACAGGGGTTATCAAAGTAGATTTAAG GGCCGAACTGGTGATGCTAAAGATGGATGTGCTACCTTTTGGAAGTCAAAAGG GTTACATCTGCTTGAGGAAGACAGTATTGATTTTAGTGAATACAACCTACGTAATAATGTTgctcaaatatttgtttttgag CTTAATAGAGCACAAAAGTTAGTAGTTGGGAATATTCATGTCCTTTTTAATCCAAAGAGGGGAGATGTAAAACTGGGCCAG ATCCGCATGCTACTGGAGAAGGCAAATGCTCTTGCTGAAAAATGGGGTGGAATTCCTATCGTGCTTGCTGGTGATTTCAACAGCACACCTGAT AGTGCCATCTACAAGTTCTTGTCAACAATGAAG CTTGACATTTCTTTGCATGATAGAAGGCAGTTGTCTGGACTTGATAGCTCTGAGTTTGCTTTATATGATCTTTGTAG TTCACTGAAGTACCAATGGAGCGGCGAAGAAGTAAGAAATGCAACTGGGTCTTCAAATGTCATGGTTGCTAAACATCCATTGAATATTTGTAGTTCGTATGCTATGTTAAAG GGAAACTCAAACAATAGGGGTCATCATGGCGAACCCCTTGCAACTTCTTATCACAAGAAGTTTCTTGGCACTGTTGATTACCTGTG GTACACTGCAGGGCTTGAATGCTCCAGAGTTTTAGATACTCTGCCTGTGGGTTTTTTGAGGAGAACTAGGGGTCTTCCAACCAGG GAAATTGGCAGTGACCATTTGCCCATTGTCGCTGAATTTGTTTTCACGGAATCAGCAGCTTCGACCGATTCTGATCAAGAAGATGAATCTGACGAAGACAAGGAATCTGAGGAAGAAGCAACTAGAGGACAGCGCATATATTTCTCCTCAGATAGTGACAGTTCAGGTGAAGTGGGTTAA